In Treponema denticola, one genomic interval encodes:
- a CDS encoding MATE family efflux transporter: MTDKREHLISGNMFKLMLELSIPGIIGMFVISLYSFVDAIFVGRYVSSLALGAISVAYTFTLINNGIAVLVGIGSASVLSRAVGRSDQETVDSIMGNVLLLTLLFSLGTMTIGLIFAPQLLSLIGAEGEMLRLGVSYLRIVYIGSVFVNFGQAANMVMRGEGRMGLAMLLMGISAVLNIILDAVFVIVLKKGLEGAAIATVISQVVLAICNFCYFAFFSKNVKFKHFKLQKSIVKETLSIGFSAMLMQVFALLQQAVMYSTLKRYGGEEQVILMGAFFRYLMLSFIPLWGISQGYQPFAGTNFGAQKLDRVKKGTFLFYGFGLFLSLIFWLVFLIMPERVLGLFLENNNLISLGRTNSMLAISLFPLSAIMIINLTLFQALGKAKYAGMLVIARQFLLYIPAVLILPLFFGTRGIWISSPIVDTLVTVLSAFIVIKLFKKDLSTKDLS; encoded by the coding sequence ATGACGGATAAAAGAGAACATTTAATTTCAGGTAATATGTTCAAGCTGATGCTTGAGCTCAGCATTCCGGGCATTATCGGAATGTTTGTCATCAGCTTATACAGCTTTGTGGATGCAATATTCGTAGGAAGATATGTAAGCAGCCTAGCTTTAGGAGCAATCAGTGTAGCCTATACATTTACACTGATAAATAACGGTATTGCCGTTTTAGTAGGTATAGGTTCCGCTTCGGTTCTTTCGAGAGCGGTGGGAAGAAGCGATCAAGAAACCGTTGATTCCATTATGGGAAATGTCCTTTTGTTGACGCTCCTTTTTTCATTGGGAACTATGACAATCGGATTAATTTTTGCACCTCAACTTTTAAGCCTTATAGGAGCGGAAGGAGAAATGCTCCGATTAGGAGTAAGCTATCTGCGGATTGTATATATCGGTTCAGTCTTTGTAAACTTCGGTCAAGCAGCCAACATGGTTATGAGAGGGGAAGGCCGAATGGGTCTTGCTATGCTTTTGATGGGTATAAGTGCCGTATTAAATATTATTTTGGATGCAGTCTTTGTAATTGTTTTAAAAAAGGGACTTGAAGGCGCCGCTATAGCAACCGTAATATCTCAAGTGGTTCTTGCAATTTGTAATTTTTGTTACTTCGCATTCTTCAGCAAAAACGTTAAATTCAAACACTTTAAGCTTCAAAAAAGTATCGTAAAAGAAACACTTTCAATCGGCTTTTCTGCAATGTTGATGCAAGTCTTTGCCCTTTTACAGCAGGCCGTTATGTATTCTACATTAAAAAGATACGGCGGAGAAGAGCAAGTAATTTTGATGGGGGCTTTTTTTAGATATCTAATGTTATCCTTTATTCCTCTTTGGGGAATAAGTCAGGGCTATCAGCCCTTTGCAGGAACCAATTTCGGAGCACAAAAACTCGACAGGGTAAAAAAAGGAACCTTTCTTTTTTACGGTTTCGGATTATTTTTATCATTAATATTTTGGCTGGTATTTTTAATTATGCCTGAAAGGGTTTTGGGGCTATTTTTGGAAAATAATAACCTTATATCTTTAGGAAGAACAAATTCAATGCTTGCTATTTCTTTATTTCCTTTGTCGGCAATTATGATTATCAATTTAACCCTTTTTCAAGCTTTAGGTAAAGCGAAGTACGCAGGTATGTTAGTAATTGCCCGTCAATTTTTACTTTATATTCCGGCCGTATTAATTCTCCCACTGTTTTTTGGAACACGGGGAATTTGGATTTCAAGCCCGATAGTAGACACGTTAGTTACGGTTTTATCTGCATTTATAGTGATTAAACTTTTTAAAAAAGATTTAAGCACTAAAGATCTGTCTTAA
- a CDS encoding TetR/AcrR family transcriptional regulator: protein MAKFKRKTKEERTHEIIEAAKKVFLKKGFHNTTMEDIVAATSLSKGGVYQYFKSTKAIMFAIMQEGNYFRYRRNEEIFSSAKKIDDPYEIVTQALEAKLFDDVPEKRLYLMFLAEILYDKEYETLFWKLENQAHKFINENLEHLFKEGTFEGKKIKYKTNKTGRLYSRLFNGILIIYELFEDKTVFDEGKRELHDFLYSCVKKSFTIE, encoded by the coding sequence ATGGCTAAATTTAAACGGAAAACAAAAGAAGAGCGGACGCATGAGATAATAGAAGCTGCAAAAAAGGTGTTTTTAAAAAAGGGTTTTCATAATACTACGATGGAAGATATTGTTGCTGCCACAAGCCTTTCAAAAGGAGGAGTTTATCAGTACTTTAAAAGTACGAAGGCTATAATGTTTGCCATAATGCAGGAAGGAAACTATTTTCGATACAGACGCAACGAAGAAATTTTTAGTTCTGCAAAAAAAATTGATGATCCTTACGAAATTGTAACCCAAGCCTTAGAAGCAAAACTATTTGATGATGTTCCCGAAAAACGGCTTTATCTAATGTTTCTTGCCGAAATTCTATATGACAAAGAATATGAGACTCTTTTTTGGAAACTTGAAAATCAAGCTCATAAGTTTATAAACGAAAATCTGGAACATTTGTTTAAAGAAGGGACTTTTGAAGGTAAAAAAATAAAGTATAAAACAAACAAAACAGGACGGCTCTACTCCCGTCTTTTTAACGGAATCCTTATAATCTACGAACTCTTTGAAGACAAAACCGTTTTTGATGAGGGAAAAAGAGAGCTCCACGACTTTCTCTATTCTTGTGTAAAAAAAAGCTTTACAATCGAATAA
- a CDS encoding ABC transporter ATP-binding protein → MLKTLSKSLREYKRTSVLAVLLTITEVVFEIIIPSCMAYLIDFGIELGAMGTVFKYGVALLIFAIIQLLTGVFSSITAAKASAGFAANLRQDMYANVQTFSFSNIDKFSTSSIITRLTTDVTNVLNSYQMLVKLAVRAPGMMIFAMIASFRISPKISMIFLCMIPLLGLGIFLIISKVHPIFRNVFKTYDKLNNVVQENVRGVRAVKSFNRQQYEIEKFEKISESIYRGFSKGERYITLMMPMAQLCIYTCMILISWFGAKEIVASGNNAAQGLTTGSLMALFSYATQIMMSLMMFSMVFVMITISRSSAERIAEILNERSTIQNPEHPVMEVKDGSICFTDADFMYSADADKKVITNANISIDSGETVGIIGGTGSSKTSFVQLIPRLYDVTSGSVSVGGVNVKDYDVKTLRDAVAMVLQKNELFSGTVKDNLKWGNEHASDEEIAEACRLACASEFVEAMPDAYDSHIEQGGTNVSGGQKQRLCIARALLKRPKILILDDSTSAVDTKTDALIHKSFKEFLPETTKIIIAQRISSVQHADKILVFDKGSITAVGTHDELLQTSAIYKEVFETQQKGHE, encoded by the coding sequence ATGCTGAAAACCCTATCAAAAAGCCTTCGGGAATATAAAAGGACGTCCGTGCTCGCAGTGCTTCTGACAATCACGGAGGTTGTATTTGAAATTATTATCCCCTCCTGTATGGCGTATTTAATCGATTTTGGAATTGAACTCGGTGCAATGGGAACCGTATTCAAGTACGGAGTTGCGCTGTTAATTTTTGCAATTATTCAATTACTGACAGGTGTTTTTTCGTCGATTACAGCGGCAAAGGCTTCGGCAGGATTTGCTGCAAACCTTAGGCAAGATATGTACGCTAATGTTCAAACATTTTCTTTTTCCAATATCGACAAATTTTCAACTTCTTCCATTATAACGCGGCTTACAACCGATGTAACGAATGTTCTCAATTCTTATCAGATGCTTGTAAAGCTCGCTGTGCGCGCTCCCGGTATGATGATTTTTGCGATGATTGCATCGTTTAGAATCAGTCCTAAAATTTCCATGATATTCCTATGTATGATTCCGCTTCTGGGACTCGGCATTTTTTTGATTATCAGTAAAGTGCATCCGATATTCAGAAATGTTTTTAAGACCTATGATAAGCTCAACAATGTCGTGCAGGAAAATGTGCGCGGAGTACGGGCGGTAAAGTCCTTTAACCGGCAGCAGTACGAAATTGAAAAGTTTGAAAAAATTTCGGAATCGATTTATCGAGGATTTTCAAAGGGGGAGAGGTATATCACTCTGATGATGCCGATGGCGCAGCTATGTATTTATACCTGTATGATTTTGATTTCATGGTTCGGTGCGAAGGAGATTGTTGCAAGCGGAAACAATGCGGCACAGGGCTTAACCACAGGATCGCTGATGGCTCTTTTTTCGTATGCAACACAGATTATGATGAGCTTGATGATGTTCTCCATGGTCTTTGTGATGATCACGATTTCCCGCTCATCTGCGGAGCGCATTGCCGAAATTTTAAATGAACGCTCTACCATTCAAAACCCTGAACATCCTGTGATGGAGGTAAAGGACGGAAGTATATGCTTTACCGATGCCGATTTTATGTATAGTGCCGATGCGGATAAAAAAGTTATTACCAATGCAAACATTTCAATCGATTCGGGAGAAACGGTTGGAATTATCGGAGGCACCGGTTCTTCCAAGACTTCTTTTGTGCAGCTCATTCCCCGATTGTACGATGTTACTTCCGGTTCGGTTAGCGTCGGCGGCGTAAACGTAAAAGACTATGATGTAAAAACTCTGCGGGATGCGGTTGCCATGGTTTTACAGAAAAACGAATTATTCTCAGGTACGGTGAAAGATAATTTGAAGTGGGGCAATGAACACGCAAGCGATGAAGAAATTGCCGAAGCCTGCCGCCTTGCCTGTGCTTCCGAATTTGTCGAAGCAATGCCGGATGCTTATGATTCCCATATTGAGCAGGGCGGAACAAATGTTTCGGGCGGACAAAAACAGCGGCTCTGTATTGCGCGGGCTCTTTTAAAAAGACCTAAGATTTTAATCCTAGATGATTCTACCAGTGCGGTGGACACCAAGACGGATGCTCTGATTCATAAATCATTTAAAGAGTTCCTTCCGGAAACAACAAAGATTATTATTGCACAGCGGATTTCTTCCGTGCAGCATGCGGATAAAATCCTCGTATTCGATAAGGGTTCAATTACTGCAGTAGGCACACATGACGAACTGTTGCAGACGAGTGCCATCTATAAAGAAGTCTTTGAAACTCAACAAAAAGGACATGAATAA
- a CDS encoding LTA synthase family protein: MLIREKIEFTNKKEKKKQAFLGSLFVFLYAFLIMLIIWLLGVFPHAQIDQLIFTAVTPIDGTSSAVLLSFYLKALVIPIILSFVNLILILKEIKLVLKPKKGKSYRLFPVLVRRPRLYVLIYICIFLGYSQYKFGYIQYIYYKLSPPTDLYETNYIDPSKVEFNFPPKKRNLIILYLESMEISATSKEFGGLSRYDLIPELRGIAEQNLSFSHCEKLGGGTQVMGTSHSIASLTSLNMGVPLILNLPSFDSSSVKLSSLNTSSIKIDNFIEGGYGLGDLLYDNGYNLVFSMAADKNFGCLGNFLTNHKNFKIQDYAYFVETGRIPQGYNVWWGFEDEKLYQFAREDITELSKEDKPFAYIFFTADTHSPHGYADEKCPNIYFEKIHNVYAGASKKAYDFVEWAKTQDFYENTTIVILGDHLYMGGDLYLPTVKLQDRHPYNAFINSAKTTDKTKNRQFTTFDFFPTVVESMGIEFNAKGLGLGRSLFSGEKTLLEEKGLKKLNSEIEKPSIFYEENLMKKDNAGLTHR; this comes from the coding sequence ATGCTTATACGGGAAAAAATTGAATTCACAAATAAAAAAGAAAAGAAAAAGCAGGCTTTTTTAGGAAGTCTTTTTGTATTTCTGTATGCTTTTCTTATAATGTTAATAATTTGGCTTTTGGGAGTTTTTCCTCATGCCCAGATAGATCAGCTTATCTTTACAGCCGTAACACCCATTGACGGTACAAGCAGTGCAGTTCTTCTAAGTTTTTATTTAAAAGCCCTTGTAATTCCGATAATCCTATCTTTTGTAAACCTCATTTTGATCCTAAAAGAAATAAAACTTGTTTTAAAACCAAAAAAAGGAAAATCTTACAGACTCTTCCCTGTTTTGGTAAGAAGGCCCCGCCTTTATGTTTTGATTTACATTTGTATTTTTTTAGGCTACAGCCAATATAAATTCGGGTATATTCAATATATTTATTATAAATTAAGCCCTCCAACGGATCTTTATGAAACTAACTATATAGATCCTTCAAAGGTAGAATTTAATTTTCCTCCAAAAAAGAGAAATCTTATAATCCTCTACCTTGAATCGATGGAAATAAGTGCTACATCAAAAGAATTCGGAGGCTTATCCCGTTACGATCTTATTCCCGAATTACGCGGGATAGCCGAACAAAACCTCTCATTCAGCCACTGTGAAAAATTGGGCGGAGGGACCCAGGTTATGGGAACATCACATTCCATAGCCTCTCTTACTTCCCTAAATATGGGAGTTCCGTTAATTTTAAATCTTCCTTCTTTCGACTCATCTTCTGTTAAACTTTCATCTTTAAATACTTCTTCAATAAAAATCGATAATTTTATAGAAGGGGGTTACGGACTCGGAGATCTTTTATATGATAACGGCTACAATCTTGTGTTCAGCATGGCTGCAGACAAAAATTTCGGCTGTTTGGGTAATTTTTTAACCAATCATAAAAATTTTAAAATTCAGGATTATGCTTACTTTGTAGAAACCGGAAGAATCCCTCAAGGCTACAATGTGTGGTGGGGTTTTGAAGACGAAAAGCTTTATCAATTTGCACGGGAAGACATTACGGAGCTTTCAAAAGAAGATAAGCCTTTTGCCTATATTTTCTTTACTGCCGACACACATTCTCCCCACGGTTATGCCGATGAAAAATGCCCCAACATTTATTTTGAAAAAATACACAACGTATACGCCGGAGCATCAAAAAAAGCTTATGATTTTGTAGAATGGGCAAAAACTCAAGACTTTTATGAAAACACCACAATAGTCATTTTAGGAGATCACTTGTACATGGGCGGAGATTTATACCTGCCGACCGTCAAACTACAAGACAGGCATCCCTACAATGCCTTTATAAATTCTGCAAAGACAACTGATAAAACCAAAAACCGGCAATTTACAACCTTTGATTTTTTTCCCACAGTCGTAGAAAGCATGGGCATCGAATTTAATGCTAAGGGCTTAGGTCTCGGACGCTCTCTTTTTTCGGGCGAAAAAACTCTTCTTGAAGAAAAAGGCTTAAAGAAGCTTAACTCCGAAATTGAAAAGCCTTCAATCTTTTACGAAGAAAATTTAATGAAAAAAGATAATGCCGGCCTAACACATAGATAG
- a CDS encoding RNA-binding domain-containing protein: MNTKDILEIITLGETSKVQFKQDLPNLESIAQEIVAMSNSIGGLILIGIKDVTGGIVGLSPEKIEDYDKRISQAADNLKPPVYIATEVLKIETPETKYILAIHIQEGINKPYKTSKGEIFIKQGANKRLVTDNSEIMRLFQQSANLLADEMEVYGSSVDDINKEKFSDFFKKEFGTTYEDKGLNLEQALKAKRVLRNEHLTLAGLLFFGKNPQEIKPAFTIKFVSFFGNDISENYYRSKPSDLKGTIPELFDEAMRYLKSCLHHVQKEQGFNSTGILEISEIALIEILQNALLHRDYFKNSPIRILIFDNRVEIISPGKLPNSLTVEEIKFGNPVIRNNQLVSYALHLLPFSGLGSGIKRAISEQPNIELINDIQGEQFKVIIPRPEKSK; encoded by the coding sequence ATGAATACTAAAGATATATTGGAAATTATTACATTGGGAGAAACAAGCAAAGTTCAATTTAAACAAGATTTGCCTAATTTGGAAAGCATAGCACAAGAAATTGTTGCAATGTCTAATTCTATAGGCGGGCTTATTTTAATTGGAATTAAGGATGTTACCGGCGGCATAGTAGGCTTATCTCCCGAAAAAATAGAGGATTATGATAAAAGGATATCTCAAGCTGCCGATAATTTAAAGCCTCCTGTTTATATTGCAACCGAAGTATTAAAAATAGAAACCCCTGAAACTAAATATATTTTAGCTATTCATATTCAAGAAGGAATAAATAAACCTTATAAAACATCAAAAGGCGAAATATTTATAAAACAAGGAGCAAATAAAAGACTTGTTACCGATAATTCGGAAATAATGCGTTTATTCCAACAAAGTGCAAATTTGCTTGCAGATGAAATGGAAGTTTATGGATCCTCCGTCGATGATATCAATAAAGAAAAATTTTCAGACTTTTTTAAAAAAGAATTCGGTACAACATACGAAGATAAGGGATTAAATCTTGAGCAGGCCTTAAAAGCAAAACGGGTTTTACGAAATGAACACTTAACGCTTGCGGGATTACTTTTTTTTGGAAAAAATCCTCAAGAAATAAAACCGGCTTTTACGATTAAATTTGTCTCTTTTTTTGGAAACGATATATCGGAAAATTACTATAGAAGCAAACCTTCGGATTTAAAAGGAACAATCCCCGAACTTTTTGATGAAGCTATGAGATATTTAAAATCTTGTTTACACCATGTTCAAAAAGAACAGGGTTTTAATTCGACAGGTATTCTTGAAATCTCCGAAATAGCGCTTATTGAAATATTACAAAATGCCTTGCTGCATAGAGATTATTTTAAAAATTCCCCGATTAGAATTCTCATTTTTGATAATAGAGTTGAAATAATTAGTCCGGGTAAATTGCCTAATAGCCTGACTGTCGAAGAAATAAAATTCGGAAATCCTGTAATAAGAAATAACCAATTAGTTTCTTACGCTTTGCATCTTTTACCTTTTAGCGGTTTAGGGTCAGGCATTAAAAGAGCTATATCCGAACAGCCTAATATAGAATTAATAAATGATATTCAAGGTGAACAATTTAAAGTAATTATACCAAGACCGGAAAAATCTAAATGA
- a CDS encoding ABC transporter ATP-binding protein: MKPINTAKPEMKLSMPAVKRLLSYLKQYKTVLAVVTVCILLSAGATASAALFLQVLIDRYIMPLLAQSTPVFSGLLRVLIFMAAVYGTGVLCSWIYNRLMIKVAQRTLKRIRDEMFSKMQRFPLRYFDTHTHGDIMSRYTNDTDTLRQMITQSMPQLVSSMCTVVTVFFAMLYQSVYLTIIVVASIFSILKVIKFIAKKSGFYFVRQQETLGLLNGYVEEMINGQKVIKVFCREEAVKVDFHEKNAAWQESASKANSYANIIMPFMNALGYFQYVIVALVGAWFAIAKIPNPTIAGINTLTLGTIASFLTLSRNFTNPISQLSNQLNSVINAVAGASRIFSLMDETPEEDAGTVTLVNAREEAGTLTETVGHTGVWAWKEMHEDGSITLTRLTGKVIFEHVDFGYSPDKKVLKDINLFAERGQKVAFVGATGAGKTTITNLINRFYDINKGTITYDGIPITHIKKEDLRSSLGIVLQEVNLFTGTIMENIRFGNLDATDEQCIEAAKLANAHNFITMLPHGYDTVIEGIKNSLSQGQRQLLSIARAAVSDPPVMILDEATSSIDTRTEALIQKGMDRLMEGRTVFVIAHRLSTVMNSDVIMVLDHGEIIERGTHASLLEKKGVYYRLYTGAFELD, encoded by the coding sequence ATGAAACCTATTAACACAGCAAAACCGGAAATGAAGCTTTCCATGCCGGCCGTCAAACGGCTTCTTTCCTACCTTAAACAATATAAAACCGTTCTTGCGGTTGTTACGGTCTGTATTTTATTAAGCGCAGGAGCAACCGCATCAGCAGCTTTGTTCCTGCAAGTATTGATTGACCGGTATATTATGCCGCTGCTTGCGCAAAGCACTCCGGTGTTTAGCGGACTTTTACGGGTGCTCATCTTTATGGCGGCGGTTTACGGCACAGGTGTTCTTTGTTCATGGATTTATAACCGCTTGATGATTAAGGTTGCACAGCGGACTCTCAAGCGGATTAGAGATGAAATGTTCTCTAAGATGCAGCGCTTCCCTCTGCGGTATTTTGACACGCACACTCACGGAGATATTATGAGCCGCTATACCAATGATACCGACACACTCCGGCAGATGATTACGCAGTCGATGCCTCAGCTGGTTTCTTCTATGTGTACGGTTGTTACAGTTTTCTTTGCAATGCTGTATCAGAGCGTGTATCTTACGATTATCGTTGTCGCTTCTATCTTTTCTATTTTAAAAGTGATTAAGTTTATCGCAAAAAAAAGCGGCTTTTATTTTGTACGGCAGCAGGAAACGCTCGGGCTGCTGAACGGCTATGTTGAAGAAATGATTAACGGACAAAAGGTAATTAAAGTGTTCTGCCGGGAAGAAGCGGTCAAAGTCGATTTTCATGAAAAAAATGCCGCATGGCAGGAAAGCGCCTCAAAGGCAAACTCCTATGCGAATATCATCATGCCCTTTATGAATGCACTCGGCTATTTTCAATATGTGATTGTCGCCCTTGTCGGAGCATGGTTCGCAATTGCAAAAATCCCCAATCCTACTATCGCAGGTATCAATACGCTGACGCTTGGTACCATCGCGTCGTTTTTAACGCTATCGCGGAATTTTACCAATCCTATTTCTCAGCTTTCCAATCAGCTCAATTCGGTTATCAATGCCGTTGCAGGAGCCTCGCGTATTTTTTCACTTATGGACGAAACTCCGGAGGAAGATGCCGGTACCGTTACTCTCGTAAATGCACGGGAAGAAGCAGGTACTCTGACCGAAACTGTGGGGCACACCGGGGTATGGGCTTGGAAGGAAATGCACGAGGACGGCAGCATTACATTAACAAGACTTACCGGAAAGGTGATTTTTGAGCATGTCGATTTCGGTTACTCGCCTGATAAAAAAGTTTTAAAAGACATAAACCTTTTTGCAGAACGGGGACAGAAGGTCGCTTTTGTCGGGGCAACAGGTGCAGGCAAAACAACGATTACCAATTTGATAAACCGCTTTTATGATATTAACAAAGGAACTATCACCTATGACGGAATACCGATTACCCATATAAAGAAAGAAGACCTGCGCAGCTCACTCGGTATCGTATTGCAAGAGGTTAATTTATTTACCGGCACCATTATGGAAAATATCCGTTTCGGCAATTTGGATGCAACCGACGAGCAGTGTATCGAAGCGGCGAAACTTGCCAATGCTCACAATTTTATTACAATGCTTCCACATGGTTATGACACGGTTATTGAAGGGATCAAAAACTCTCTTTCGCAAGGACAGCGCCAGCTATTGTCCATCGCCCGCGCCGCAGTCTCCGATCCGCCCGTTATGATTTTGGACGAAGCGACATCTTCAATCGACACCCGAACCGAAGCTCTTATCCAAAAAGGTATGGATAGGCTGATGGAAGGCCGAACCGTTTTTGTCATCGCTCACCGTCTTTCCACAGTTATGAATTCCGATGTTATCATGGTCTTGGATCACGGTGAAATTATCGAGCGCGGCACACACGCCTCTCTGCTGGAGAAGAAGGGCGTATACTATAGACTCTACACCGGAGCTTTTGAACTCGACTAA
- a CDS encoding coenzyme F420-0:L-glutamate ligase, translating to MKKFVGTTSRGLIAPIIREGDDIASIAAETLLNAAKAENFTIKDKDILSVTESIVARAQGNYATADDIAADIKAKFGNSCIGLIFPILSRNRFSVCLEGIARSKNKLVIMLSYPSDEVGNHLIDPDVFEDSDVNPWTNSFTREEFRSKFGDHKHKFTGMDYIEYYDSIIKKHNPESFVILSNDPKKIIEYTDSVLACDIHTRNRTKKLLKKAGAKIVLGLDDILSSPVNGSGFNSDYGLLGSNKSGEDRVKLFPHNAQVIVDKIQAIIKEKTGKTIEVMVYGDGAFKDPIGKIWELADPVVSPAYTKGLEGKPNEVKLKYLADNNFKDLNEEDQKKKIAEYIENHQKETASHIDSMESQGTTPRRLIDLIGSLSDLTSGSGDKGTPIIFIQGYFDKYTG from the coding sequence ATGAAGAAATTTGTAGGAACTACATCCAGAGGTTTGATTGCCCCGATAATCCGCGAGGGAGACGACATAGCCTCCATTGCTGCCGAAACTCTTTTAAATGCCGCAAAAGCCGAAAACTTTACAATAAAAGATAAAGATATTCTTTCTGTCACAGAATCCATAGTTGCCCGCGCACAGGGAAACTATGCAACAGCTGACGATATAGCAGCCGATATAAAGGCAAAATTCGGAAACTCATGTATAGGCCTGATTTTTCCTATTTTAAGCCGGAACCGTTTTTCGGTTTGTTTGGAAGGCATAGCCCGTTCAAAAAATAAACTTGTCATTATGCTAAGCTATCCAAGCGATGAGGTAGGTAATCACTTGATTGACCCGGATGTTTTTGAAGATTCCGATGTAAACCCATGGACAAATTCATTTACAAGAGAAGAATTTAGAAGCAAATTCGGAGACCACAAGCATAAATTCACAGGGATGGATTATATAGAATATTATGATTCGATAATAAAAAAACATAATCCCGAATCCTTTGTAATCCTCTCCAATGATCCGAAAAAAATAATAGAATATACAGATTCGGTTTTAGCCTGCGATATTCATACACGGAATAGAACAAAAAAACTTTTAAAAAAAGCCGGAGCAAAGATAGTTTTAGGCCTTGACGATATTTTAAGCAGCCCGGTAAATGGAAGCGGTTTTAATTCGGATTACGGACTTCTGGGTTCCAATAAGTCCGGAGAAGATAGAGTAAAACTCTTTCCCCATAATGCACAAGTTATTGTCGATAAGATACAGGCTATAATAAAAGAAAAAACAGGAAAAACCATCGAGGTTATGGTTTATGGAGACGGAGCTTTTAAGGACCCGATAGGTAAAATTTGGGAACTTGCCGATCCGGTTGTTTCGCCGGCTTATACAAAGGGACTTGAAGGCAAGCCCAATGAGGTAAAGCTAAAGTATCTGGCAGACAACAACTTCAAAGACTTAAATGAAGAAGATCAAAAGAAAAAAATAGCCGAATATATTGAAAATCATCAAAAAGAAACAGCCTCCCATATAGACTCTATGGAGTCCCAAGGAACGACCCCGCGGAGACTTATAGACTTAATCGGTTCACTTTCAGACCTTACATCGGGAAGCGGAGACAAGGGAACCCCTATAATATTTATACAGGGATATTTCGACAAGTATACAGGATAA